A region of Oxyura jamaicensis isolate SHBP4307 breed ruddy duck chromosome 5, BPBGC_Ojam_1.0, whole genome shotgun sequence DNA encodes the following proteins:
- the PPP2R3C gene encoding serine/threonine-protein phosphatase 2A regulatory subunit B'' subunit gamma encodes MDWAQSLRGRLAARRLPKKSEQELKDEEMELFTKYYMEWKGGRKGGNPSYTNIPRFYYRLPAEDEVLLQKLREESRAVFLQRKSRELLDNEELQNLWFLLDKHQTSPMIGEEAMINYENFLKVGEKAGPKCKQFFTAKIFAKLLHNDPYGRISIMQFFNYVMRKVWLHQTRIGLSLYDVAGQGYLRESDLENYILELIPTLPQLDGLEKSFYSFYVCTAVRKFFFFLDPLRTGKIKIQDILACSFLDDLLELRDEELSKESQETNWFSAPSALRVYGQYLNLDKDHNGMLSKEELSRYGTGTLTNIFLDRVFQECLTYDGEMDYKTYLDFVLALENRKEPAALQYIFKLLDIENKGYLNVFSLNYFFRAIQEQMKIHGQEPVSFQDVKDEIFDMVKPKDPYKISLQDLINSSQGDTVTSILIDLNGFWTYENREVLVASDNDSTADVDDT; translated from the exons ATGGACTGGGCGCAGAGCCTGCGGGGCCGCCtggccgcccgccgcctcc CCAAAAAGAGCGAGCAGGAGCTCAAGGATGAAGAGATGGAGCTGTTCACAAAGTACTACATGGAATggaaggggggaaggaaaggcGGCAACCCGTCATACACAAACATCCCGCGCTTCTACTACAGG CTGCCAGCAGAAGATGAAGTCTTGCTTCAGAAATTAAGAGAAGAATCTAGAGCTgtctttctgcaaagaaaaagcagagagctgTTGGATAATGAAGAGCTGCAG AATCTCTGGTTTCTCCTGGACAAACATCAGACATCACCAATGATTGGGGAAGAAGCAATGATCAATTACGAGAACTTCTTGAAAGTTGGTGAAAAAGCTGGACCTAAATGCAA GCAGTTCTTCACAGCCAAGATCTTTGCTAAATTACTCCATAACGATCCTTACGGGAGGATATCCATCATGCAGTTTTTCAATTATGTCATGCGAAAAG tgtGGCTTCATCAGACAAGAATTGGTCTCAGCTTATATGATGTGGCAGGACAGGGTTACCTCAGAGAGTCA GATTTAGAAAACTATATTTTGGAACTCATCCCTACTTTGCCACAGCTGGATGgtttagaaaaatctttttattctttttatgtCTGCACAGCAGTTAGAAAGTTCTTCTTCTTCCTGGATCCTCTCAGAACAG gGAAGATAAAGATACAGGATATTCTAGCTTGCAGCTTCCTGGATGACTTACTGGAG TTAAGGGATGAAGAACTCTCTAAAGAAAGTCAGGAAACAAATTGgttttctgctccttctgcGTTAAGAGTTTATG GGCAGTACCTAAACCTTGATAAAGATCACAATGGCATGCTCAGCAAAGAAGAACTGTCCCGATATGGAACAGGGACTCTAACCAACATATTTTTGGATCGTGTTTTTCAGGAATGCTTAACTTATGATGGAGAAATG GACTATAAAACCTACCTGGACTTTGTACTTGcattagaaaacagaaaggagcctgcagctctgcaatatattttcaaactgcTTGATATAGAGAACAAAGGATACCTGAATGTCTTTTCCCTTAATTATTTCTTTAGG GCTATTCAGgaacaaatgaaaattcatGGACAAGAACCAGTTTCTTTTCAGGATGTGAAG GATGAAATCTTTGATATGGTAAAGCCTAAGGATCCTTACAAAATCTCCCTTCAGGATTTAATCAATAGCAGTCAAGGAGACACTGTTACCAGCATTCTAATTGATCTGAATGGGTTCTGGACGTACGAGAATAGAGAGGTCCTTGTGGCAAGTGATAATGACAGCACTGCTGACGTTGATGATACGTGA
- the FAM177A1 gene encoding protein FAM177A1: MEQGLSAITLYCAPAAGPAAAACAMEPEPQLANGDRGFENVELGVIGKKKKVPRRVIHFASGETMEEYSTDEEEDEQEKKDLLPPVDPTTLTWGPYLWFHMLRVATSTLSVCDFLGEKIASVLGISTPKYQYAIDEYYRMKKEEEEEEQENKLSEEAERQHQEQQNKAQSEASVQTDQPESTTCTSFVNLNFENEGDCHSVVENKQDVVPVPT, translated from the exons ATGGAGCAGGGGCTGTCCGCCATCACCCTGTACtgcgcccccgccgccggccccgcggctGCCGCCTGCGCCATGGAGCCCGAGCCG CAACTTGCAAATGGAGATAGAGGCTTTGAGAATGTGGAGCTGGGTGTCatagggaagaagaagaaagttcCCAGAAGGGTTATTCATTTTGCAAGTGGAGAAACAATGGAAGAATACAGCAcagatgaagaggaagatgaacAAGAGAAGAAAGACCTGTTGCCTCCTGTAGATCCT ACAACGCTCACATGGGGACCTTACTTGTGGTTCCATATGCTAAGAGTTGCCACATCGACATTATCAG TGTGTGACTTCCTTGGGGAAAAGATTGCATCTGTTTTGGGGATAAGCACACCAAAATACCAATATGCTATTGATGAGTATTACAGAATGAAGAAAGAG gaggaagaggaggaacaagaaaacaagttatcagaagaagcagaaagacagcATCAGGAGCAGCAGAACAAGGCACAATCTGAAGCTTCTGTCCAGACAGACCAGCCTGAATCAACAACATGTACTTCATTTGTGAatttaaactttgaaaatgaGGGAGATTGCCACTCTGttgtggaaaataaacaagatgTAGTTCCTGTCCCTACCTAA